A genomic region of Serratia fonticola contains the following coding sequences:
- the potB gene encoding spermidine/putrescine ABC transporter permease PotB, with protein sequence MKKSRNLFQNLVISGIVAWLVLFVFMPNLMIIGTSFLTRDDANLVQMVFTLDNYSRLFDPLYGQVMLHSLNMALIATLCCLLLGYPFAFILARLPQKIRPLLLFLLIVPFWTNSLIRIYGLKLFLSTRGYLNDFLLWTGLIETPFRIMYTSEAVILGLIYILLPFMVMPLYSSLEKLDKSCLEAARDLGASKLQTFIRIVVPLTMPGIIAGCLLVLLPAMGLFYVADLLGGAKNLLIGNVIKSQFLNIRDWPFGAATSICLTLLMGLMLWIYYRAAKLMNNKGELE encoded by the coding sequence ATGAAGAAATCGCGTAACTTATTCCAGAACCTGGTGATCAGCGGCATTGTTGCCTGGTTAGTGTTGTTTGTCTTTATGCCGAATCTGATGATTATCGGCACCAGTTTCCTGACACGCGACGACGCCAATCTGGTGCAGATGGTGTTCACATTGGACAACTATTCGCGCCTGTTTGATCCGCTATACGGCCAGGTGATGCTGCACTCGCTGAATATGGCGCTGATCGCCACCTTATGCTGTCTGCTGCTCGGCTACCCTTTCGCCTTTATTCTGGCGCGTCTGCCGCAGAAGATACGTCCACTGTTGCTGTTCTTGCTGATTGTCCCTTTCTGGACCAACTCGCTGATCCGCATCTATGGGCTGAAACTGTTTCTCAGCACCCGAGGTTATCTGAATGACTTCCTGCTATGGACTGGGCTCATTGAGACGCCATTTCGCATTATGTACACCTCCGAGGCGGTGATCCTTGGGCTGATCTACATCCTGCTGCCGTTTATGGTGATGCCGCTCTATTCCAGCCTGGAGAAACTGGATAAGTCCTGTCTGGAAGCCGCGCGCGATCTCGGTGCCAGTAAGTTACAGACCTTTATCCGCATCGTCGTTCCCTTGACCATGCCCGGTATTATCGCCGGGTGCCTGTTGGTACTCCTGCCCGCGATGGGATTGTTCTATGTGGCCGACCTGTTAGGCGGAGCCAAAAACCTGCTGATTGGTAATGTCATCAAGAGCCAATTCCTCAATATTCGCGATTGGCCATTTGGCGCCGCGACCAGCATTTGCCTGACCTTGCTGATGGGGCTGATGCTATGGATCTACTATCGTGCCGCCAAGCTGATGAATAACAAGGGGGAGCTGGAATGA
- the potC gene encoding spermidine/putrescine ABC transporter permease PotC, protein MIGRLLRGGFMTLIYAYLYIPIVILIVNSFNTSRFGINWQGFTTNWYSTLMNNDSLLQAAGHSLTMAVLSASFATLIGSLTAVALYRYRFRGKPFVGGMLFVVMMSPDIVMAISLLVLFMLLGISLGFWSLLFSHITFCLPFVVVTVYSRLKGFDVKMLEAARDLGASEVVILRKIILPLAMPAVAASWLLSFTLSMDDVVVSSFVTGPSYEILPLKIYSMVKVGVSPEVNALATILLMLSLVLVLVSQLILRDRRTRGA, encoded by the coding sequence ATGATCGGACGCCTGTTACGTGGTGGCTTTATGACGTTGATATACGCCTATCTGTATATTCCCATCGTCATTCTGATCGTCAATTCGTTCAATACCTCGCGCTTCGGCATCAACTGGCAAGGCTTTACCACCAACTGGTACAGCACGCTGATGAACAATGACAGCCTGCTGCAGGCGGCAGGCCATTCACTGACCATGGCGGTGCTTTCTGCCAGCTTTGCAACGCTGATCGGCTCCTTGACCGCGGTGGCGCTGTATCGTTATCGCTTCCGCGGTAAGCCCTTCGTCGGGGGTATGCTGTTTGTAGTGATGATGTCGCCGGATATCGTCATGGCGATCTCCCTGCTGGTGCTGTTTATGTTACTGGGGATTTCGTTGGGCTTCTGGTCATTGCTGTTTTCGCATATCACCTTCTGCCTGCCTTTTGTGGTCGTCACTGTCTATTCGCGTCTGAAAGGCTTTGACGTGAAAATGCTGGAAGCCGCGCGCGATCTGGGGGCCAGCGAAGTGGTGATCCTGCGCAAAATCATTTTGCCACTGGCGATGCCCGCCGTCGCCGCCAGTTGGTTACTGAGCTTCACCCTATCGATGGATGATGTGGTAGTTTCTTCGTTTGTTACCGGCCCAAGCTATGAGATTTTGCCGTTGAAGATCTATTCGATGGTGAAAGTCGGTGTCTCGCCTGAGGTCAACGCATTAGCGACCATTCTGCTTATGCTCTCACTGGTGTTGGTGCTGGTCAGCCAACTGATATTGCGCGATCGTCGTACCCGGGGTGCCTAA